In Fusarium oxysporum f. sp. lycopersici 4287 chromosome 2, whole genome shotgun sequence, a genomic segment contains:
- a CDS encoding pectate lyase C, with the protein MKFSLLLALTASSVAQAAQLAFPGAEGFGRYAVGGRQGEVYKVTNLNDSGTGSLRDAVSKPNRIVVFDVGGVIKISERIVVSKNIYIAGQTAPGGGIVVYGNGWSLSNANDSIVRYITIRMGKGGTSGKDAIGVADGKNIIFDHVSVSWGRDETFSINGDVTNVTIQNTIIAQGLVSHSCGGLMQTDGGVSLFRNLYIDNKTRNPKVKGVNDFQNNVVYNWGGGGGYIAGDSQADSYANIINNYFISGPDTTVTAFTRGNSFFHAYVKDNFYDSNRNGKLDGAALCEKASCYSDIDFVKTPYNYPAPTALTPQAAVELVLKGVGNSLHRDTVDTALIDQVKSYGTKGGQISDEKEFGGVGEIANGAALKDSDGDGIPDEWETKNGLNPNDASDGMKVASNGYANLENYVNSLV; encoded by the exons ATGAAATTTTCCTTGCTGCTCGCTTTGACGGCCAGTTCCGTGGCGCAAGCAGCCCAACTTGCATTCCCTGGAGCTGAGGGCTTTGGTAGGTATGCAGTTGGTGGTCGTCAAGGTGAGGTATACAAAGTGACAAACCTCAA TGACTCTGGAACGGGCTCGCTTCGAGACGCAGTATCGAAGCCCAACAGGATAGTTGTCTTTGACGTCGGTGGAGTTATCAAGATCTCTGAACGCATCGTCGTGTCTAAGAACATCTACATCGCTGGCCAAACTGCTCCCGGTGGT GGGATCGTCGTCTACGGCAATGGTTGGTCTCTCTCCAACGCCAATGACTCCATTGTGCGATACATCACCATCCGTATGGGCAAAGGCGGAACATCAGGTAAAGACGCCATCGGTGTTGCCGACGGTAAAAACATCATCTTTGACCACGTCAGCGTCTCGTGGGGCCGCGACGAGACTTTCTCTATCAATGGAGACGTCACGAATGTTACTATTCAGAATACCATCATTGCTCAAGGTCTTGTTTCACACTCTTGTGGTGGCTTGATGCAGACAGATGGTGGAGTTAGCTTGTTCCGCAATCTGTATATTGATAACAAGACTCGTAAccccaaggtcaagggtGTCAACGACTTTCAGAACAAT GTCGTGTATAACTGGGGAGGTGGTGGCGGTTACATTGCTGGAGATAGTCAAGCTGACAGCTATGctaacatcatcaacaactaTTTCATCTCTGGTCCGGATACTACTGTCACAGCCTTTACTCGAGGAAACAGTTTCTTCCATGCTT ACGTCAAGGACAACTTCTACGACTCCAACCGCAACGGCAAGCTTGATGGCGCTGCTCTTTGCGAGAAAGCCAGTTGCTACTCTGACATTGATTTTGTCAAGACTCCATACAACTATCCGGCTCCTACAGCCCTCACGCCCCAGGCAGCCGTCGAACTAGTCCTCAAAGGTGTTGGAAACTCGCTGCATAGGGATACTGTTGATACTGCCCTTATCGACCAGGTCAAATCTTATGGAACCAAGGGAGGGCAGATCTCTGATGAGAAGGAGTTTGGTGGCGTTGGAGAGATTGCAAATGGTGCTGCCCTCAAAGATTCAGATGGTGATGGTATTCCTGATGAGTGGGAAACGAAGAATGGTCTTAATCCCAATGACGCTTCGGATGGTATGAAGGTTGCATCAAATGGGTATGCTAACCTGGAGAACTATGTGAACTCCCTTGTTTGA